CACTATGAATTCTTTGGTCCAGCTATGCAATTAGCAAACTAAAAAAATAATAACTAACTCTGTTATAAGCCGCATTTTGTGCACTTGTAGCAGAGTTTTTTTATGTAAAAAAGTAAGAAAAACAATAATTAGATCTTTCGTGTTGACAATATACCTACAGGGGTATATCATAAAGCACGTAAGCAAGATGGATTACTAAATTTGAAGGGAGACGTGCACATAATGGCGTACGATGCTAAAACAGCCAATCGTATAAAGCGAATGGAAGGCCAATTGCGGGGAATTTTACGCATGATGGAAGAAGGTCAAAACTGTAAAGATGTGATTACACAGCTATCCGCCGTACGTTCTGCAGTTGATCGGACGATAGGGGTTATCGTCAGTGAAAACTTGTTAGATTGTGTAACGACTGCCGATGGAGATTCAGAGAAAATGAATACTGCCATCCAAGAAGCGATGGATTTAGTTGTGAAAAGTAGATAATTTCATTATACCCTTTATAGTATGTGGATAGGAGGTAGTACACTTGGAAACATGGATTATTATTGCGATTGTTATTGGTTTTTTAATTTGGCGTATGAAGCCAGCGAAAGGGGTGCAGTCAATTTCAACAGCACAATTAAAAAATATGCTGAATGATAAGGATAAAGTATTTATTGATGTGCGAACACCTGCTGAGTACAAAGGTCGAAACATTCCTCAATTTAAAAATATTCCCCTTGGCTCTGGATTCGATAAATTACCGAAGGACAAAGAAGTTGTTGTTATTTGTCAAAGTGGTATGCGTAGTAGTCAGGCGTGCAAGCAATTGAAAAAACTAGGATATGAGCGTGTAACTAATGTCCGTGGTGGCATGAGCGCTTATTAGGAGGTAACAATCGTGAAAGAAATAGCAGCAAAAGAAGTTCAAGAGGCTTTGGCACAAGGCGAAACTTTAAAATTAATTGACGTACGTGAAGTAGATGAAGTGCAGGAAGGTCATATACCTGGTGTTATTCATATTCCGCTAGGCTTGCTGGAGTTTCGTATGCATGAGTTAAATAAAAATGAAACATATATTATGGTTTGCCGATCAGGTGCTCGGAGTGGTCGAGCTACTCAATTTTTAGAAAGCCAAGGCTTTGATGTGACAAATATGGTTGGTGGTATGCTTGCGTGGGAAGGTGAAGTTCGGTAAAAAGTGTAGTGAAGGTTATGCAATGGCCAACTCTATATTTTTTTATTAAAAATAATACCCCTGTATGTATAAGGAGGAAGTTATGACAATTAAAGCAGATTTTCAGCTAGATGCTAAAGGGCTATCTTGTCCAATGCCAATCGTAAAAACGAAAAAGGCAATGGCGGAATTAGCAGATGGCCAAATTTTAGAAGTATCAGCAACGGATAAAGGTTCGAAAGCGGATATTGCTGCTTGGGCTGACTCTGTTGGGCATCAGTATATTGGAACGATAGATGAAGATGCTGTGCTGAAACATTATATTCGTAAATGTGCACAAGATACAGTCGGTGAAAAAACGTTTGAATCCACAATTGAGTTGCAGCAAATACAAGGAAGAGATGGGCTTATTCTTGATGTGCGTGAGGAAGCGGAGTTTGCTTTCGGTCATATTGAAGGTGCTAAGTCGATTCCGATGGGTGAGCTTGAAGCGCGACTTTCTGAACTAGATAAAGAACAAGAAATTTATGTAATTTGCCGTACAGGAGCGCGTAGTGACTTAGCGGCGCAAAAACTTGTGGCAAATGGTTTTACAAAAGTATTTAACGTCCTACCAGGTATGACATCTTGGACGGGCGAATTATTCAAAACTATTTAAATTGGAGGTATTTATTATGTCAAACAAAGTAGCAATTATTGCAAGTAACGGTGGTCTTTTCGATGCGTATAAGGTGTTCAATATCGCGACAGCAGCGGCGGCTTCTGACAAGGAAGTAGCAATCTTTTTCACATTTGAAGGGTTAAATTTAATTCATAAGCAAGGGATGTATGCTTTACCGATGCCTGCTGGAGCAGAGCATTTTGCTGAAGGATTTGCAAAAGCGAATGTCCCTGCAATTCCGCAATTAGTGGAAATGGCACAGGAATTAGGCGTTAAATTTATTGCGTGTCAGATGACGATGGACGTCATGGGCTTAACGATTGAAGATTTCGTAGATGGTATTGAGGTTGGAGGGGCTGTTACATTTTTAGAATTTGCTAAAGATGCAGCACCATCATTAACGTTTTAACTTGCTTAAGATGAATGCTCATGATGCACGAAAATTTAGTAGTGCTCAAATCTCGACTGAAGGAAGTTAAAGGTCACAGATTATAAGAGGCGTTTTTCAGGTTAGGAATAAATGAATGCAATTATATCGTTGGGTAAATGATTTTGCTCAATAAAGTAAGTAAGCGGAGAGGCATGTCCTTTCCGCTAAAAAAATAAGTAATATAATACCTTAGGGGGTAATATTGATGTCACTATTAAAATGGAACGCTTCTGATGTAGCGAAAAAAGTAATCGAAAATGATGATTTATTTATTTTAGATGTACGTAATGCAGATGCATTTGCAGATTGGAAAATTGATGGGCATAAATTTGAGTACCTAAATGTTCCGTATTTTGCGCTATTGGATGGTGTTGAAGAAATTTTACCTAAAATCCCAGCGGATAAAGATGTATTAGTCGTTTGCGCAAAGGAAGGTTCATCGATGATGATAGCTGAGATGCTATCAGAAGCTGGACGTTCAGTTGCTTATTTAGAGGGTGGTATGAAAACGTGGAGTGAATATTTAGAGCCAATTAAAGTAGGCAATTTAACTGGTGGGGGCGAGTTATACCAGTTCGTCCGTTTAGGTAAAGGATGCCTATCATATATGGTTATTTCGGAAGGTGAAGCAGCAATTATTGATGCTGTTCGTTTCACAGATGTATTTACAAACTTTGCAAAAGAAAAAAACGTAAACATTAAACATGTCTTTGATACGCACTTACACGCTGATCATATTTCAGGTGGTCGTCATATAGCAGCTGCAACAGGCGCTGCCTATTACTTACCTCCGAAGGATGCAGAAGAGGTCGTATTTGATTATACGCCATTAATAGATGGCACTACTGTGCAAATTGGTGCATCGAAAATTGATGTAGGTGCACTTTATTCACCAGGTCATACGATTGGCTCGACATCGTTTGTTGTAGATAGCAAATATTTATTAACGGGTGACATTTTATTTATCGATTCGATTGGTCGCCCTGATTTAGCAGGACTTGCAGAAGACTGGGTTGGTGATTTACGAGAAACGCTTTATAAGCGCTACCGTGAATTATCGGATGATTTAGTTGTGTTACCTGCCCATTTTATGATTATTGATGAATTAAATGAGGATGGTACTGTTGCGAAGCGTCTAGGGGAGTTATTTGCAGAAAATCACGGTTTAAATATTGACGATGATGAGACATTCCGCAACATTGTAACAAATAATTTACCGCCACAACCAAATGCATATCAGGAAATTCGCCAAGTGAATATGGGGAAAGTAACACCGGCATTAGAGGAACAAACAGAAATGGAAATCGGGCCGAACCGCTGCGCAGTTAGATAGAGTGCCAGGCACCCACACAATTCTCACACAATTTAAAAGGAGATTAACATGAACGCGAACTTACAATTAGATGCAAAGGGCTTATCTTGCCCAATGCCTATCGTGAAAACGAAAAAGGCTATTGATACACTGAAATCAGGTGAGGTTTTAGAAGTACAAGTTACGGATAAAGGAGCTTTAGCGGATATTCCTGCATGGGCTAATGCGGGAGGTCACACGATTTTAGATAAATCGGAAGAAGCTGGCGTCATTACATTCTTTATTCAAAAAGCGTAATGCGGGGTGAGTGTTCAAATGAGGACACTCACCTTTCATCTTCATTCTAAAATTCATTGGGATATTTGCCTTGATATGCCTCGTAATTAATAGAGGACAAGGTGTAAAAGACTTGAAAGAAGGAAAACTGAATGGCTATATCGTGGGTAATTACAATATTTATAATTGGCTTTGTAGGTTCTTTTGTATCAGGTATGCTAGGAATTGGAGGAGCAATTATTAAATATCCTATGCTTCTGTATATTCCCTCCTTACTCGGATTTACGGCATTTACAGCGCATGAGGTATCGGGTATTAGTGCTGTAGAAGTTTTGTTTGCTTCGATTGCGGGTGTATGGGCATATCGTAAAGGTGGCTACTTAAATAAATCGCTTATTATTTATATGGGAGGAGCCATTTTAGTTGGTAGCTTTATAGGTAGCTTTGGTTCGCGATATTTATCGGAGGCGGGAGTCAACATTGTATATGGAATATTGGCACTCATTGCTGCAATTATGATGTTTATTCCTAAAAAACAAATTGATGAGAAGCCGATGAATGAGGTTACATTTAATAAGTCAGTAGCAGCTATTTTAGCATTTATCGTCGGTATTGGTTCTGGCATTGTGGGGGCAGCTGGTGGATTCCTTCTTGTACCGATAATGCTTGTTGTACTAAGAATTCCAACACGTATGACGATTGCTACAAGTTTAGCCATTACGTTGATCTCCTCCGTTGGGGGGACAACAGGAAAACTGATAACGGGTCAAGTCGATTATTACCCTGCGGCTATAATGATTGTAGCTAGTTTAATAGCAGCACCATTGGGGGCAAAGGCAGGTAAGAGTTTGGATACGAAAGTATTACAAGGAGTATTGGCTGTCCTGATTTTAGCTACTGCAGTGAAAATTTGGATGGATATTTTATAGGAGGGATACTATGAAAATTGAAGTGTTTTCAGATTTCTCATGTCCATTTTGTTATATCGGGAAAAAAGAATTAGAGCACGCAATAAAAAAGGCAGGCTATACAAATCAAGTAGACATAGAATATAAATCTTACCAAATTGATCCGGGCGCATCCAAAGAGGTTGGTCAAAATTATTATGAATATTTCATGGCACACCAAAAAGTAACGTTTGAAGAAGCCCAGCAAATGACTGAGGGTATAATAGACCGAGCGAAAGAAGTTAATCTAGCATATAATTTTGCTGAGATGAAAAAAGTGCATACTGAAAACGCCCATCGACTAGCAAAATGGACGAAACAATTTGGTAAAGAAGCGGCTTATACGGAGGCTTTAATGGCTGCTTATTTAATAGAAGGTAAAGATTTAAATGATGAGGCTGTTTTACTAGCAGTTATTAAAGAATTAAACTTGAATGTTGCTACAGCAAAAGAAGTGCTGACTAATCCAAACGATTTTATGGAAGAGTTGGATAAAGATCGCTATGATGCACAACAGATTGGCGTACAAAGCGTACCGTTCTTCGTCTTTGAAAATCGTTACGGCATTAAAGGTGCTGAGCCAAATGAAGTGTTCGTGCGTACATTGCATCAAGCAGCAGAAATTGCAGGCATTAAACCAACTTTCAATCTAGTTGGTCATGGAGACGCTACCTGTGCTGATGGCGAATGTAAATACTAAGTAAGTGTCAGGCACCGAAACAATTTTGAATTTTCAGATTATTAACTTGTGAGTATGTAAGTAGAAATCACGTAGACTCCAGCGGGAACAACATAAGATGTAAGACGCAATAGACCAAGCGTCGCAAGGGTTGCGGCTTGTGCCCGACAGAAAGCAAAGTGGGTTTTTACAATATAGGAGACTATAGTATGCCAAGTGTTCTTGGCATACTATTTTTGTTGTTTTCTTATCGAAAACAGTGGGTTTTGCTATGTAGACAGCACAGTTTTTAGCAGAAAAAATTAGGTACTTCAAGAGGTATTAAGGATTGTTTCTATTGTTATAGAACAAAATATTATGTATAATAATTCCATTTTTATCGTCTTTATGGTTCTATTCCTGTGAAGTGTGAGAAAAGTCACATCGTGCCATATATTATCTTGCTAGAATAAAATTAACATTCAAAGGGGGTATTGGTAATGAAGAAAATGGCTACTGGTATAGCGGGAACAGTCTTATTAGCCGCTACACTTTTTGTTGGGGCAGTGATTAGTGACAAAATTTTAGGTGATGCAAATGGTGAGATGCAAGAAGCAGCAGTACAGACAAAAATTCCAACAACGGCAGCTTCTCAAAAGGTAGTCTACGCTCCACCGAGTATCGAAGAAGTACCTGATGGACCGATGAAAGAAGCTATTTTATTTGGTTATGAGCTTGTAAATAATACGCACGTTGCTGCGGATGAATATGTAGGAAATCAGTTATCTTGCACAAGCTGTCATGCAGGTGCAGGCTATGATGAACAAGCCTCTTCTTTAGTTGGCGTTATGGCTAACTATCCACAATATATCGCTCGTTCTGGAGGAATTGTGACGATTGAAGAACGCATAAATGGCTGTATGGTAAGAAGTATGAACGGCAAAAAGTTTGAAATGAACAGTGACGAACTTGAAGCTATGGTTGCCTACTTTGCTTATATTTCACAAGGAGTACCGATTGGAGCAGAGCGTGAATGGGCAGGTACAAGTAATATGAAAAACATACCTGTTCCAGATGTAGCAAACGGCGAAGAATTATACGGACAATCTTGTATTGCTTGTCATGCTGCAGATGGCTCTGGTACTGGCGCTAACACAGGTCCAGCATTATGGGGCGATAATTCCTTTAATGATGGTGCGGGAATGGCGCGTATGTCCAAAATGGCTGGCTACATTAAAAATAATATGCCTGTTGGAGCTGGTGGAACATTATCTGATCAAGATGC
The genomic region above belongs to Lysinibacillus sp. FSL W8-0992 and contains:
- a CDS encoding metal-sensitive transcriptional regulator: MAYDAKTANRIKRMEGQLRGILRMMEEGQNCKDVITQLSAVRSAVDRTIGVIVSENLLDCVTTADGDSEKMNTAIQEAMDLVVKSR
- a CDS encoding rhodanese-like domain-containing protein, whose translation is METWIIIAIVIGFLIWRMKPAKGVQSISTAQLKNMLNDKDKVFIDVRTPAEYKGRNIPQFKNIPLGSGFDKLPKDKEVVVICQSGMRSSQACKQLKKLGYERVTNVRGGMSAY
- a CDS encoding rhodanese-like domain-containing protein, with translation MKEIAAKEVQEALAQGETLKLIDVREVDEVQEGHIPGVIHIPLGLLEFRMHELNKNETYIMVCRSGARSGRATQFLESQGFDVTNMVGGMLAWEGEVR
- a CDS encoding sulfurtransferase TusA family protein, whose translation is MTIKADFQLDAKGLSCPMPIVKTKKAMAELADGQILEVSATDKGSKADIAAWADSVGHQYIGTIDEDAVLKHYIRKCAQDTVGEKTFESTIELQQIQGRDGLILDVREEAEFAFGHIEGAKSIPMGELEARLSELDKEQEIYVICRTGARSDLAAQKLVANGFTKVFNVLPGMTSWTGELFKTI
- a CDS encoding DsrE/DsrF/DrsH-like family protein — translated: MSNKVAIIASNGGLFDAYKVFNIATAAAASDKEVAIFFTFEGLNLIHKQGMYALPMPAGAEHFAEGFAKANVPAIPQLVEMAQELGVKFIACQMTMDVMGLTIEDFVDGIEVGGAVTFLEFAKDAAPSLTF
- a CDS encoding MBL fold metallo-hydrolase, producing the protein MSLLKWNASDVAKKVIENDDLFILDVRNADAFADWKIDGHKFEYLNVPYFALLDGVEEILPKIPADKDVLVVCAKEGSSMMIAEMLSEAGRSVAYLEGGMKTWSEYLEPIKVGNLTGGGELYQFVRLGKGCLSYMVISEGEAAIIDAVRFTDVFTNFAKEKNVNIKHVFDTHLHADHISGGRHIAAATGAAYYLPPKDAEEVVFDYTPLIDGTTVQIGASKIDVGALYSPGHTIGSTSFVVDSKYLLTGDILFIDSIGRPDLAGLAEDWVGDLRETLYKRYRELSDDLVVLPAHFMIIDELNEDGTVAKRLGELFAENHGLNIDDDETFRNIVTNNLPPQPNAYQEIRQVNMGKVTPALEEQTEMEIGPNRCAVR
- a CDS encoding sulfurtransferase TusA family protein — its product is MNANLQLDAKGLSCPMPIVKTKKAIDTLKSGEVLEVQVTDKGALADIPAWANAGGHTILDKSEEAGVITFFIQKA
- a CDS encoding sulfite exporter TauE/SafE family protein translates to MAISWVITIFIIGFVGSFVSGMLGIGGAIIKYPMLLYIPSLLGFTAFTAHEVSGISAVEVLFASIAGVWAYRKGGYLNKSLIIYMGGAILVGSFIGSFGSRYLSEAGVNIVYGILALIAAIMMFIPKKQIDEKPMNEVTFNKSVAAILAFIVGIGSGIVGAAGGFLLVPIMLVVLRIPTRMTIATSLAITLISSVGGTTGKLITGQVDYYPAAIMIVASLIAAPLGAKAGKSLDTKVLQGVLAVLILATAVKIWMDIL
- a CDS encoding DsbA family oxidoreductase, coding for MKIEVFSDFSCPFCYIGKKELEHAIKKAGYTNQVDIEYKSYQIDPGASKEVGQNYYEYFMAHQKVTFEEAQQMTEGIIDRAKEVNLAYNFAEMKKVHTENAHRLAKWTKQFGKEAAYTEALMAAYLIEGKDLNDEAVLLAVIKELNLNVATAKEVLTNPNDFMEELDKDRYDAQQIGVQSVPFFVFENRYGIKGAEPNEVFVRTLHQAAEIAGIKPTFNLVGHGDATCADGECKY
- a CDS encoding c-type cytochrome; amino-acid sequence: MKKMATGIAGTVLLAATLFVGAVISDKILGDANGEMQEAAVQTKIPTTAASQKVVYAPPSIEEVPDGPMKEAILFGYELVNNTHVAADEYVGNQLSCTSCHAGAGYDEQASSLVGVMANYPQYIARSGGIVTIEERINGCMVRSMNGKKFEMNSDELEAMVAYFAYISQGVPIGAEREWAGTSNMKNIPVPDVANGEELYGQSCIACHAADGSGTGANTGPALWGDNSFNDGAGMARMSKMAGYIKNNMPVGAGGTLSDQDAADLAAYILSQDRPEWANHDKDWPKGGRPNDLMDKEKRDQVKNGTIDWAQVLSTN